The following are encoded together in the Mesoterricola sediminis genome:
- a CDS encoding efflux transporter outer membrane subunit: MRKLLLLPLVPALLACRPVGTDYRRPALPLPDRFSPPQGAGADPWSGLHDPVLDGLVREALAAGPDAAAAEARLRQARGLQGVQDAQGGPTLGFGAKATRDRLSRNGEQLANMPLPNPKVDFTSYQAGFDASWELDVFGRTRRLAEGAAARTGAAEARLADVRLMVAAEVARTCIEARAWQARIGIAAESRADLDEQVRLARLSRDAGELSDLELQGVEAARETYVAALPALETGLRQSLAALSVLTGLPVEAVRARLEPARDLVPVPPPPAAGLPSDLLDRRPDLRAAEGDLAAATADVGAAKAALYPRFTLAGNGGWTSVQSGTLLDNASRTWSLGPQLSLPLFNRGLLRSQVRANEGALDAALAAYHKAVLTALADVDVAFTRMARCEERRSSLARAEALQARAADLTERQFRAGEVSRTAVLQARRALLEQRDQGVQAQAQSLTALISIGKALGTGWTAGRP, encoded by the coding sequence ATGCGCAAGCTCCTGCTCCTCCCCCTGGTTCCTGCCCTCCTGGCCTGCCGTCCCGTGGGCACCGACTACCGCAGGCCCGCCCTGCCGCTGCCCGACCGGTTCTCGCCCCCCCAGGGGGCGGGCGCGGACCCCTGGTCCGGCCTCCACGATCCGGTGCTGGACGGACTCGTCCGGGAGGCGCTGGCCGCGGGGCCGGATGCGGCCGCGGCGGAGGCCCGGCTGCGCCAGGCCCGGGGGCTCCAGGGGGTGCAGGACGCCCAGGGGGGCCCCACGCTGGGCTTCGGCGCGAAGGCCACCCGGGACCGCCTGAGCCGGAACGGGGAGCAGCTGGCCAACATGCCCCTGCCCAACCCCAAGGTGGATTTCACCAGCTACCAGGCGGGCTTCGACGCCAGCTGGGAGCTGGACGTGTTCGGCCGGACGCGTCGTCTGGCGGAGGGCGCCGCCGCCCGCACCGGCGCCGCGGAGGCCCGTCTGGCGGACGTGCGCCTCATGGTGGCCGCGGAGGTGGCCCGCACCTGCATCGAGGCCCGCGCCTGGCAGGCCCGCATCGGGATCGCGGCCGAGAGCCGCGCGGACCTGGACGAACAGGTGCGCCTGGCCCGCCTCTCCCGGGACGCCGGGGAGCTCTCGGACCTGGAGCTGCAGGGCGTGGAGGCCGCCCGGGAAACCTACGTCGCGGCCCTGCCCGCGCTGGAGACCGGGCTGCGGCAGAGCCTCGCGGCGCTGTCCGTGCTCACGGGCCTGCCGGTGGAGGCGGTGCGGGCCCGGCTGGAGCCGGCCCGGGACCTGGTCCCCGTGCCTCCCCCGCCCGCCGCGGGCCTGCCGTCGGACCTGCTGGACCGCCGCCCCGACCTGCGGGCCGCGGAGGGGGACCTGGCCGCGGCCACCGCCGACGTGGGCGCCGCCAAGGCGGCCCTCTACCCCCGCTTCACCCTCGCCGGGAACGGCGGCTGGACCTCGGTGCAGTCCGGGACCCTGCTGGACAACGCGAGCCGGACCTGGAGCCTCGGTCCCCAGCTGAGCCTGCCCCTCTTCAACCGGGGCCTCCTGCGGAGCCAGGTGAGGGCGAACGAGGGCGCCCTGGACGCGGCCCTGGCGGCTTACCACAAGGCCGTGCTCACCGCCCTGGCCGACGTGGACGTGGCCTTCACGCGCATGGCCCGGTGCGAGGAGCGCCGGAGTTCCCTGGCCCGGGCCGAGGCCCTTCAGGCCCGCGCCGCGGACCTCACGGAGCGCCAGTTCAGGGCGGGCGAGGTTTCCCGGACCGCCGTCCTCCAGGCGCGCCGCGCCCTGCTGGAGCAGCGCGACCAGGGGGTCCAGGCCCAGGCCCAGAGCCTCACGGCCCTCATCTCCATCGGCAAGGCGCTGGGCACGGGCTGGACCGCGGGCCGGCCCTGA
- a CDS encoding ABC transporter permease, with protein MFRRLIALIRKELQIVVGDRKTLRMLIAPVILQTILFPFAATMEVRNATLAVLDQDAGPASTEIVQRLARTSAFSRVLPVRSEAELRERVDAEDALIAIAFPQDFSRRVAAGQSAPVQLILDGRRSNSAQIAGGYATQVIAGYAAERGGGGASAVTVRHLHNPNLHSAWHVLPSLVAIITTIGCLFVAGLSVAREREEGTFDQLLVSPLTPAYIMVGKAVPGVLVAFLQGLFIAAAARFGFGVPFTGSLPALLLGILLYGIALSGIGLYISSVCMNQQQAFFGVFAFMSPAVLLSGYVSPIENMPWVLRAIAQANPLTHVILIAKGTFLKGWGLLDALPHLWPLAAVAVCTLSAALVLFRRHIA; from the coding sequence ATGTTCCGACGCCTCATCGCCCTCATCCGCAAGGAGCTCCAGATCGTGGTCGGGGACCGGAAGACCCTGCGCATGCTCATCGCGCCGGTCATCCTCCAGACCATCCTGTTCCCCTTCGCCGCCACCATGGAGGTCCGCAACGCCACGCTCGCCGTCCTGGACCAGGACGCGGGGCCGGCCTCCACGGAAATCGTCCAGCGCCTGGCCAGGACCTCGGCCTTCTCCCGCGTCCTGCCCGTGCGCAGCGAGGCCGAACTGCGGGAGCGGGTGGACGCGGAGGACGCCCTCATCGCCATCGCCTTCCCCCAGGACTTCAGCCGTCGCGTCGCGGCGGGCCAGTCCGCGCCGGTGCAGCTGATCCTGGACGGCCGGCGCTCCAACAGCGCCCAGATCGCCGGCGGCTACGCCACCCAGGTCATCGCCGGCTACGCGGCGGAACGGGGCGGGGGCGGCGCCTCGGCGGTGACGGTGCGCCACCTCCACAACCCGAACCTGCACTCGGCCTGGCACGTGCTGCCCAGCCTCGTGGCCATCATCACCACGATCGGGTGCCTCTTCGTGGCGGGCCTCTCCGTCGCGCGGGAGCGGGAGGAGGGGACCTTCGACCAGCTCCTCGTATCGCCCCTCACCCCCGCCTACATCATGGTGGGCAAGGCGGTGCCCGGGGTGCTGGTGGCCTTCCTGCAGGGGCTCTTCATCGCCGCGGCGGCGCGCTTCGGCTTCGGGGTGCCCTTCACGGGGTCCCTGCCGGCCCTCCTCCTGGGGATCCTCCTCTACGGGATCGCCCTCTCGGGCATCGGGCTCTACATCAGCTCGGTGTGCATGAACCAGCAGCAGGCCTTCTTCGGGGTGTTCGCCTTCATGAGCCCCGCCGTCCTGCTCTCGGGCTACGTCTCGCCCATCGAGAACATGCCCTGGGTGCTCCGGGCCATCGCCCAGGCCAACCCGCTCACCCACGTGATCCTCATCGCCAAGGGCACCTTCCTGAAGGGCTGGGGGCTCCTGGACGCGCTGCCCCACCTCTGGCCCCTCGCGGCGGTGGCCGTCTGCACCCTGTCCGCGGCCCTGGTCCTCTTCCGCCGCCACATCGCCTGA
- a CDS encoding ABC transporter permease yields the protein MRIPGVSPRRLFALCRKESFQIVRDPSSILIAFVLPVILLFLYGFGINLDMDHVPVAVLRLDDGPAAVRFEQALSGSPAFAVHRVGSRAELMGELGRGDARGAVVIPNDFSARVLQGRGGALQVLTDGAEPNTANFVSSYVQGAFDRWRGGGGAGPEVRQRAWFNPDTVSRNFLVPGSIAVVMTIIGALLTSLVVAREWERGTMEALLATPVTKAELLLSKIIPYYVLGMAAMALCTAVAVFLLGVPFNGSILALGGITTLFLGCALGFGLFLSTVLPTQFNAAQASLVAGFLPAMMLSGFVFEISSMPVVLRAITRIVPARYFTRALSTLFQAGTLPEVLVPNALALAALTVFWLGITARKTRRTLD from the coding sequence ATGAGGATCCCCGGCGTCTCCCCCAGGCGGCTCTTCGCGCTCTGCCGCAAGGAGTCCTTCCAGATCGTGCGGGATCCCTCCAGCATCCTGATCGCCTTCGTGCTGCCGGTGATCCTGCTCTTCCTCTACGGCTTCGGCATCAACCTGGACATGGACCACGTGCCGGTGGCGGTGCTGCGGCTGGACGACGGCCCCGCGGCGGTGCGCTTCGAGCAGGCCCTCTCGGGCTCGCCCGCCTTCGCCGTCCACCGGGTGGGCTCCCGCGCGGAGCTCATGGGGGAACTGGGCCGGGGCGACGCGCGGGGCGCGGTGGTCATCCCCAACGACTTCTCGGCCCGGGTGCTGCAGGGCAGGGGGGGCGCCCTCCAGGTGCTCACCGACGGCGCCGAGCCCAACACCGCCAATTTCGTCTCCAGCTACGTCCAGGGCGCCTTCGACCGCTGGCGGGGCGGGGGCGGGGCGGGTCCCGAGGTGCGGCAGCGGGCCTGGTTCAACCCCGACACCGTGAGTCGCAACTTCCTGGTGCCCGGCTCCATCGCCGTGGTCATGACGATCATCGGGGCCCTCCTCACCTCCCTGGTGGTGGCCCGCGAGTGGGAGCGCGGTACGATGGAGGCCCTCCTGGCCACCCCCGTCACCAAGGCCGAGCTGCTGCTTTCCAAGATCATCCCCTACTACGTGCTGGGCATGGCGGCGATGGCCCTCTGCACCGCGGTCGCCGTGTTCCTGCTGGGGGTGCCCTTCAACGGCTCCATCCTGGCGCTCGGGGGGATCACGACGCTCTTCCTGGGATGCGCCCTGGGCTTCGGGCTCTTCCTGTCCACGGTCCTGCCCACCCAGTTCAACGCGGCCCAGGCCTCGCTGGTCGCGGGCTTCCTGCCGGCCATGATGCTCAGCGGCTTCGTCTTCGAGATCTCCAGCATGCCCGTCGTCCTCCGGGCCATCACCCGCATCGTCCCCGCCCGGTACTTCACCCGCGCCCTCTCGACCCTCTTCCAGGCGGGGACCCTGCCGGAAGTCCTCGTCCCCAACGCCCTCGCCCTGGCCGCGCTGACGGTCTTCTGGCTGGGCATCACCGCCCGCAAGACGCGGCGGACCCTGGACTGA
- a CDS encoding ATP-binding cassette domain-containing protein → MNESAIEVRGLLKTFPGMARPALDRLDTAMAAGTITGLVGPDGAGKTTFLRALAGLFRPTEGTVRLLGMDPGAQSPELRERIGYMPQKFGLYEDLSVLENLRLYADLRHVTGEARNRAFGELLAFTDLARFTSRPAGKLSGGMKQKLGLACSLLGQPEVLLLDEPGVGVDPISRRELWRMVRALAAGGMTVVWSTAYLDEAELCDDVRLMNEGRIKASGPPAQLMAAMAGRTWHIQGLAGAARAIFHRVLNAPEVIDGAIQGARVRIVLREAGRFPDLAALGAAPGADFAPAAPRLEDAFIDLLGGGPGGDSALADLTEPHELPAGVDLGAVVRAQDLTRRFGDFTATDHVSFSVARGEIFGLLGPNGAGKSTTFKMKCGLLKPTSGLAEVMGIDLKKSPAAARQRLGYMAQKFSLYGQLPVRRNLEFFARIYGLEGAQLARKTAQMIEAFDLEPYLDMPAGDLPLGFKQRLALACAVMHEPQVLFLDEPTSGVDPVTRREFWNHIHGLANKGVTIVVTTHFMDEAEYCDRIGLVYRGKMIALGPPDALKARVAGPDLPDPTMEDAFIGLIREAEA, encoded by the coding sequence ATGAACGAATCCGCCATCGAGGTCCGGGGCCTGCTCAAGACGTTCCCGGGCATGGCGCGGCCGGCCCTGGACCGCCTGGACACGGCCATGGCCGCGGGCACCATCACGGGCCTCGTGGGCCCGGACGGGGCGGGGAAGACGACGTTCCTGCGGGCCCTGGCGGGGCTCTTCCGGCCCACGGAGGGGACGGTGCGCCTCCTGGGCATGGACCCGGGGGCCCAGAGCCCGGAATTGCGGGAGCGCATCGGCTACATGCCCCAGAAGTTCGGCCTCTACGAGGACCTGTCGGTGCTGGAGAACCTGCGGCTCTACGCGGATCTGCGGCACGTGACCGGGGAGGCCCGGAACCGGGCCTTCGGGGAGCTGTTGGCCTTCACGGACCTCGCCCGGTTCACCTCCCGGCCGGCGGGCAAGCTTTCGGGCGGCATGAAGCAGAAGCTGGGCCTGGCCTGTTCCCTGCTCGGGCAGCCTGAGGTCCTGCTGCTGGACGAGCCCGGGGTGGGGGTGGATCCCATCAGCCGCCGGGAGCTCTGGCGCATGGTGCGGGCGTTGGCCGCCGGCGGCATGACCGTGGTCTGGAGCACGGCCTACCTGGACGAGGCGGAGCTGTGCGATGACGTGCGGCTCATGAACGAAGGGCGCATCAAGGCGAGCGGGCCCCCCGCCCAGCTCATGGCGGCCATGGCGGGGCGCACCTGGCACATCCAGGGGCTGGCCGGCGCCGCGCGCGCGATCTTCCACCGGGTGCTGAACGCGCCGGAGGTCATCGACGGGGCCATCCAGGGCGCGCGGGTGCGCATCGTGCTGCGGGAGGCGGGGCGCTTCCCCGACCTGGCGGCGCTGGGGGCGGCCCCGGGGGCGGACTTCGCGCCCGCGGCCCCGCGCCTGGAGGACGCCTTCATCGACCTGCTCGGGGGCGGGCCCGGCGGGGATTCGGCCCTGGCCGACCTGACGGAGCCCCACGAGCTCCCCGCCGGGGTGGACCTCGGCGCGGTGGTGCGGGCCCAGGACCTGACGCGGCGCTTCGGGGACTTCACGGCCACGGACCATGTGAGCTTCAGCGTGGCCCGGGGCGAGATCTTCGGGCTGCTGGGCCCCAACGGGGCGGGGAAGTCCACCACGTTCAAGATGAAGTGCGGCCTCCTCAAGCCGACCTCGGGCCTGGCGGAGGTGATGGGCATCGACCTCAAGAAGAGCCCCGCCGCGGCGCGCCAGCGCCTTGGCTACATGGCGCAGAAGTTCAGCCTCTACGGCCAGCTCCCGGTGCGGAGGAACCTGGAGTTCTTCGCGCGGATCTACGGCCTGGAGGGGGCGCAGCTCGCGCGCAAGACCGCCCAGATGATCGAGGCCTTCGACCTGGAGCCCTACCTGGACATGCCCGCCGGGGACCTGCCCCTGGGCTTCAAGCAGCGGCTGGCCCTGGCCTGCGCCGTCATGCACGAGCCGCAGGTGCTCTTCCTGGACGAGCCCACGTCGGGCGTCGATCCGGTGACGCGCCGGGAGTTCTGGAACCACATCCACGGCCTCGCCAACAAGGGCGTGACCATCGTCGTCACCACGCACTTCATGGACGAGGCGGAGTACTGCGACCGCATCGGCCTGGTCTACCGGGGGAAGATGATCGCCCTCGGGCCGCCCGACGCCCTCAAGGCCCGGGTCGCGGGCCCGGACCTGCCGGATCCGACCATGGAGGACGCCTTCATCGGGCTCATCCGGGAGGCCGAGGCATGA
- the hlyD gene encoding secretion protein HlyD, with the protein MIKKQILIPVAVLAVAGLGAGYACRASRASARTTLYGNVDIREVSLAFRVGGRVAGIQVDEGSAVKAGDLIAVLDEEPLRNALAAAESTAAAVAARNALLHRGYRAEDVAQARARRDQARAGAAEAERQWARQRTLQPEGASSQKALDAALAQRDQTAAALKATEEDLRRLEAGYRKEEIAESDGQLRQAQAALETARLNLRDARLTAPSDGVILTRAVEKGSMVLAGAPGFSLSLTRPVWVRAYVEEPVLGRFNTGTAVTLHTDLDPAKVYHGVVGFVSPTAEFTPKTVETADLRTALVYRIRVVVSDPDPALRQGMPVTVRLAK; encoded by the coding sequence ATGATCAAGAAGCAGATCCTGATTCCCGTCGCCGTCCTGGCCGTGGCCGGGCTGGGGGCGGGTTACGCGTGCCGCGCTTCCCGGGCCTCGGCCCGGACGACCCTCTACGGGAACGTGGACATCCGGGAGGTGAGCCTGGCCTTCCGCGTGGGGGGGCGGGTGGCCGGGATCCAGGTGGACGAAGGTTCCGCGGTGAAGGCCGGGGACCTGATCGCGGTCCTGGACGAGGAGCCGCTGCGCAACGCCCTCGCGGCGGCGGAGTCCACCGCCGCGGCGGTGGCGGCGCGGAACGCGCTGCTGCACCGGGGCTACCGCGCGGAGGACGTGGCCCAGGCCCGGGCGCGCCGGGACCAGGCCCGGGCGGGGGCGGCGGAGGCGGAACGGCAGTGGGCCCGGCAGCGCACCCTGCAGCCGGAGGGGGCCTCGTCCCAGAAGGCCCTGGACGCCGCCCTGGCCCAGCGGGACCAGACCGCGGCCGCCCTGAAGGCCACCGAGGAGGACCTGCGCCGCCTGGAGGCGGGCTACCGCAAGGAGGAGATCGCCGAATCCGACGGCCAGCTCCGCCAGGCCCAGGCCGCCCTGGAGACGGCGCGCCTGAACCTGCGCGACGCCCGCCTCACGGCGCCCAGCGACGGGGTGATCCTCACCCGCGCGGTGGAGAAGGGCTCCATGGTGCTGGCGGGGGCCCCGGGCTTCAGCCTGAGCCTCACCCGTCCCGTCTGGGTCCGCGCCTACGTGGAGGAACCCGTGCTGGGCCGGTTCAACACGGGCACGGCGGTGACGCTGCACACGGACCTGGACCCGGCCAAGGTCTACCACGGGGTGGTGGGCTTCGTCTCGCCGACGGCGGAGTTCACGCCCAAGACGGTGGAGACCGCCGATCTCCGGACGGCCCTGGTCTACCGGATCCGGGTGGTCGTCAGTGATCCCGACCCGGCCCTGCGCCAGGGGATGCCCGTCACGGTGAGGCTCGCGAAATGA
- a CDS encoding TetR/AcrR family transcriptional regulator, translating into MPTPRRPKHARLDQGSLLAAALRVFAREGLDGASMRAIAREAGCDASLIYYYYENKDAIFEAVLDERLPPVIRKIRRLANPRDPRTTIQKLWEVIRIFREHASDPGLRSLVKGQVLQGGPSMANAVGRRLLGAQVAMRAIFRRGQRRGEVRPDLPPILATLFLMRMEAEILDLVPVMAPAFTRLDPAEALDRAERIWLDVYWRGIAVDPTQPLPFPPALIAPEELR; encoded by the coding sequence GTGCCCACGCCCCGCCGTCCCAAGCATGCCCGCCTTGACCAGGGAAGCCTCCTGGCCGCGGCGCTCCGGGTGTTCGCCCGGGAAGGGTTGGACGGGGCGAGCATGCGTGCAATCGCCCGGGAGGCCGGCTGCGACGCATCGCTTATTTACTATTACTACGAAAACAAGGATGCGATCTTCGAGGCGGTCCTGGACGAGCGCCTGCCGCCCGTGATCCGGAAGATCCGCCGCCTCGCCAATCCCCGGGACCCGCGCACCACGATCCAGAAGCTTTGGGAGGTGATCCGGATCTTCCGGGAGCATGCGTCGGATCCGGGCCTGCGGAGCCTGGTCAAGGGGCAGGTGCTCCAGGGGGGGCCGAGCATGGCCAATGCGGTGGGCCGGCGCCTCCTGGGGGCCCAGGTGGCGATGCGGGCCATCTTCCGCCGGGGCCAGCGCCGGGGCGAGGTGCGCCCGGACCTGCCCCCCATCCTGGCCACCCTGTTCCTCATGCGCATGGAGGCCGAGATCCTGGATCTGGTTCCGGTGATGGCCCCCGCGTTCACCCGGCTGGATCCGGCCGAGGCCCTGGACCGGGCCGAGCGGATCTGGCTCGACGTCTACTGGCGGGGGATCGCCGTCGATCCGACCCAGCCGCTGCCCTTCCCCCCGGCCCTGATCGCCCCCGAGGAGCTCCGATGA
- a CDS encoding Fic family protein, whose amino-acid sequence MRREPTGSYLVQTTLGEEVHAFLPKPLPPDPPIQWSTSLLQRHQRASAALGRLDGVTAFLPHPAMFLYSYVRKEAVLSSQIEGTQSSLSDLLAYENLQAPGVPMEDVVEVSNYVAALDHGLGRLRGGFPLCLRLVREIHEVLLSKGRGSGKHPGEFRRSQNWIGGSRPGNATFVPPPHECLPDCLSSWESFLHSDMDPLTKAALAHLQFETLHPFLDGNGRVGRLLVSLILCQEGVLREPMLYLSLFLKSHRTRYYALLQEVREDGDWEAWLDFMFQGMAETAQGAVTVAKRLLDLFEKDIRTIQSKGMAASAFQVHRYLQEHPIASSPTICREENLAPSTVNNALANLERAGLIREITGSARNRLYAYSEVLDLLNEG is encoded by the coding sequence ATGCGACGAGAACCAACCGGTTCCTACCTTGTCCAAACCACGCTCGGGGAGGAGGTCCACGCCTTCCTTCCGAAGCCCCTTCCGCCGGATCCTCCCATCCAGTGGAGTACCTCACTTCTGCAGAGGCATCAGAGGGCCTCAGCCGCCCTTGGCCGCCTTGACGGAGTGACCGCCTTTCTCCCGCATCCCGCAATGTTCCTATACAGCTACGTCCGGAAGGAAGCGGTTCTTTCCTCTCAGATCGAAGGCACCCAGTCGTCACTTTCCGACCTCCTTGCCTACGAGAACCTCCAGGCCCCTGGCGTCCCGATGGAAGACGTGGTCGAGGTCTCAAATTACGTGGCCGCCCTTGACCATGGCCTGGGCAGGCTCCGGGGAGGTTTTCCGCTGTGCCTTCGGCTTGTGCGGGAGATCCACGAGGTGCTTCTTTCAAAGGGGCGTGGTAGCGGGAAACATCCAGGTGAGTTCAGGCGCTCCCAGAATTGGATCGGAGGTAGTCGGCCGGGAAACGCAACGTTCGTGCCCCCTCCACATGAATGCCTTCCCGATTGCCTTTCGTCGTGGGAATCCTTTCTGCACTCGGACATGGACCCACTGACAAAGGCCGCATTGGCTCATCTTCAGTTTGAAACACTTCATCCCTTTTTGGACGGCAACGGACGCGTTGGCCGCCTCCTGGTATCCCTCATCCTTTGCCAGGAGGGGGTCCTGCGTGAGCCCATGCTTTATCTCAGCCTTTTCCTGAAGAGCCACCGCACCCGTTACTACGCACTGCTCCAGGAGGTGAGGGAAGACGGCGATTGGGAAGCCTGGCTGGACTTCATGTTCCAGGGGATGGCCGAAACCGCCCAGGGTGCAGTGACCGTGGCGAAACGGCTGCTTGACCTGTTTGAAAAGGACATCAGGACGATTCAATCGAAGGGAATGGCGGCCTCAGCCTTCCAAGTCCACCGTTACTTGCAAGAGCACCCTATCGCCTCTTCTCCCACCATCTGCCGGGAAGAGAACCTGGCTCCATCTACCGTGAACAACGCCTTGGCCAACCTCGAAAGGGCCGGCCTCATCCGCGAAATCACGGGAAGCGCCAGAAATCGACTTTATGCCTACAGTGAGGTTCTGGATCTCCTGAACGAGGGATAG